Proteins from a single region of Paenibacillus sp. BIHB 4019:
- a CDS encoding helix-turn-helix domain-containing protein, whose product MKLVLVDDEKGIVDGIKLLINRYIPECEVVGVAYNGLEGGSLIQELQPDIVITDIRMPQVSGLDMIKGLKDKGSQTTFILLSGYADFEYARRGMHLGVQSYINKPVEEEELQSCVHQAMKAIRADRAKRQEVADLKQEVHHLIQENALRDILDVGSDNKELMEEWLEMAQIPTKGNGFAGVALEFDRKFDALKEAGLQQVLCQIDQALEQYDGVYRFRYTSAQVAVVVAHAGPIRYTELLHAVQRLKEEINLKLGLSMTIGVGTIQERAAGISQSFEEARYALSYKVVKGADTVIPFTDITNLSGRIQSVPEESIAKLEAALENMDEKECVSIIHDIFRLIDSEPSMTPADLQMHCVNILLASIRKMSFQQLQQNDFLGRHILSLDGISRFRTLECLEEWMVQAIKKIIEFKLEHNIPKKKDIIAEVKEYVSAHYNEPITLADLSARFFISPYYLSQFFKQKTGETYVSFLSRIRIGKAKELLERTDLKVYEICQRVGYSDTQHFARLFEKLTGCKPSEYRKRLPSS is encoded by the coding sequence ATGAAGCTGGTCTTGGTTGATGACGAGAAAGGCATTGTGGATGGCATCAAACTCTTAATAAACCGGTATATCCCGGAATGTGAAGTGGTCGGCGTAGCCTATAATGGCTTGGAAGGTGGAAGCTTAATCCAGGAATTGCAGCCGGACATTGTGATTACGGATATTCGGATGCCGCAAGTTAGCGGCCTCGACATGATTAAAGGGCTGAAAGACAAGGGCAGCCAGACTACATTTATTCTCTTAAGCGGATATGCCGACTTTGAATATGCACGGAGGGGCATGCATTTAGGCGTACAATCCTATATCAATAAACCGGTCGAGGAAGAGGAGCTTCAAAGCTGCGTTCATCAAGCCATGAAAGCGATTCGTGCGGATCGGGCTAAGCGGCAGGAAGTAGCTGACTTGAAGCAGGAGGTCCATCATCTTATTCAAGAGAATGCTCTGCGGGATATTCTTGATGTCGGCAGCGATAATAAGGAGCTTATGGAAGAGTGGCTTGAAATGGCGCAAATCCCGACAAAGGGAAACGGGTTCGCAGGGGTTGCGCTTGAATTTGATCGAAAATTCGATGCTCTAAAGGAAGCCGGTCTACAGCAAGTGCTCTGTCAAATAGATCAGGCTCTTGAACAGTATGATGGAGTGTATCGGTTTCGTTATACAAGTGCGCAGGTTGCCGTGGTAGTTGCTCACGCGGGGCCTATCCGCTATACGGAGCTGCTTCATGCGGTGCAGCGTCTCAAAGAGGAAATAAACCTAAAGCTGGGGCTTTCTATGACCATCGGTGTTGGAACGATTCAGGAAAGGGCCGCTGGCATCAGCCAGTCTTTTGAAGAAGCCCGCTATGCGCTAAGCTATAAAGTCGTCAAGGGAGCGGACACGGTAATACCATTCACTGATATTACAAATTTGTCAGGACGGATTCAATCTGTTCCAGAAGAGAGCATCGCCAAGCTGGAAGCGGCCCTTGAGAACATGGATGAAAAGGAATGTGTCAGCATCATACACGATATTTTTCGCTTGATCGATTCCGAACCAAGCATGACCCCCGCTGATTTACAGATGCATTGTGTGAACATCCTGTTAGCGAGCATTCGGAAAATGTCCTTTCAGCAGCTGCAGCAAAATGATTTTTTGGGCCGCCATATTTTGTCATTGGACGGTATATCCCGATTTCGGACCTTAGAATGCTTGGAGGAATGGATGGTTCAAGCCATTAAAAAAATAATCGAGTTCAAGCTGGAGCATAACATACCTAAGAAGAAGGATATCATTGCAGAGGTGAAGGAATATGTATCTGCCCATTATAATGAACCGATTACACTTGCGGATTTGTCTGCGCGTTTTTTTATCAGCCCTTATTATTTAAGCCAGTTTTTCAAACAAAAGACGGGAGAAACCTATGTAAGCTTTTTGAGCCGAATTCGCATTGGCAAAGCCAAGGAGCTTCTTGAAAGGACCGATCTAAAGGTGTATGAAATTTGCCAAAGGGTAGGTTACTCGGATACGCAGCATTTTGCACGGCTTTTTGAAAAACTAACGGGCTGCAAACCAAGTGAATATCGCAAGCGGCTGCCAAGCAGCTAG